A region from the Benincasa hispida cultivar B227 chromosome 10, ASM972705v1, whole genome shotgun sequence genome encodes:
- the LOC120088096 gene encoding transcription factor PCL1-like, whose translation MEQKKREYQFGGGNGRRNGDERVLLWEDGLPDVEHLTPLSQSLISQELASAFRILMEPHRSILDVNSASKTTIMNIRDGQSEGYRSFKFKYDQTGREDVVMVESDEEINPDELGSDTRKLRRSDSVEETNLAPRAESLIEDAALARTLKRPRLAWTPQLHKRFVDVVSHLGLKDAAPKAIMQMMNVEGLTRENVASHLQKYRLYLKRTQISSTTDEALVPMPATQNSHDSSPSADSHGNGYFPATFPMTYVPSPMMPMMFYGMGAHGHGLSQTGMPMVNLSTVPTHSCSSKGQHD comes from the coding sequence ATGGAGCAGAAGAAGAGGGAGTACCAATTCGGCGGTGGTAATGGTCGTAGAAATGGCGATGAAAGAGTTCTTCTGTGGGAGGATGGACTGCCGGACGTTGAACATTTAACCCCTCTTTCTCAATCGCTGATATCGCAGGAACTCGCTTCGGCGTTTAGGATTTTGATGGAACCTCATCGGAGTATATTGGATGTTAATTCGGCGTCGAAGACGACGATAATGAATATTCGCGATGGACAGTCGGAAGGATACAGAAGTTTCAAGTTTAAGTACGATCAGACGGGTAGGGAAGACGTTGTGATGGTTGAATCGGACGAGGAGATAAATCCAGATGAGTTGGGATCTGATACGAGGAAATTGAGGAGGAGTGATTCTGTCGAAGAGACGAATTTAGCACCTCGAGCGGAGAGTTTGATTGAAGATGCGGCATTGGCTCGAACCTTGAAACGGCCGAGGCTCGCTTGGACTCCGCAATTACACAAACGGTTCGTGGATGTGGTTTCTCATCTAGGTCTCAAAGACGCAGCTCCCAAAGCTATCATGCAAATGATGAATGTGGAGGGATTAACCCGCGAAAATGTTGCTAGTCATCTTCAGAAGTATCGACTTTACTTGAAGAGGACGCAGATTTCCTCGACTACTGATGAAGCTCTTGTTCCGATGCCGGCCACGCAGAACTCTCATGATTCTTCTCCCAGTGCCGATTCACACGGAAACGGCTATTTTCCGGCTACTTTTCCGATGACTTATGTGCCTTCTCCGATGATGCCTATGATGTTTTATGGAATGGGAGCTCATGGCCATGGTCTTAGTCAAACCGGCATGCCAATGGTTAACCTGAGCACTGTACCCACCCACTCGTGTAGCTCGAAAGGGCAGCATGATTGA
- the LOC120088095 gene encoding pentatricopeptide repeat-containing protein At5g59600-like, which yields MLSLAGGAVFLRALNRFPAISRGFCSLSNEYIELIETCGRDRELNFGKLLHARLIINGLARLTHFAAKFIAFYAACGRIKDARILFDKIPQTNPRRWIVLIGAYSRCGYYTEALSVFCELQRGGLRPSEYIIPSVLKACGHLSDNTTGRKLHTLILKYSLESDAYVCSALIDMYAKSGEIEKARRVFESMAGKDLVALNAMVSGYAHHGLAEEALNLVEEMQVLGVKPNLVTWNTLVTGFSQMGEEEMVHELFKEMEANGIQPDVVSWTSVISGFVQNFRNEEAFGTFRRMLNAGFCPTSSTISSLLPACASVGNGRRGKEIHGHSMVLGVEKDVYVRTALVDMYAKCGYFHEARILFWRMSERNSATWNSMIFGYANHGCCNEAIELFHQMKDDDEKKLDHLTFTAVLTACGHAGLVDLGRSLFQLMQSKYGIVPRVEHYACMVDVLGRAGKLAEAYDLIKTMPVEPDLYVWGALLGACRKHGEIELAEEAAKHLSELEPGSVGNSLLLSDLYANAGSWGHVVKLKKMMKKRKLKKFPGCSWIGTA from the coding sequence ATGCTCTCTCTTGCCGGCGGCGCTGTATTTCTCAGGGCTTTGAACAGATTTCCGGCCATCAGTCGTGGGTTTTGTTCCTTATCCAATGAGTATATTGAGCTCATCGAGACGTGTGGACGCGATCGAGAATTGAACTTCGGGAAGTTACTTCACGCTCGATTGATCATCAATGGACTAGCCCGTTTGACACATTTTGCTGCGAAGTTCATAGCCTTCTACGCCGCGTGTGGGAGAATCAAGGATGCACGGATATTGTTCGACAAAATTCCCCAAACAAATCCCCGCCGGTGGATTGTTTTGATTGGGGCATATTCTCGTTGTGGGTATTACACAGAAGCTCTGAGTGTATTTTGTGAGCTGCAGAGAGGAGGGTTGAGGCCTAGCGAGTACATCATTCCCAGTGTCTTGAAAGCATGTGGTCATCTCTCTGATAACACTACAGGGAGAAAACTACATACTTTAATCCTCAAATACTCGCTTGAATCTGATGCTTATGTCTGCAGCGCATTGATAGATATGTATGCAAAAAGTGGAGAGATTGAGAAAGCTCGGCGAGTGTTTGAATCAATGGCTGGAAAAGATTTGGTGGCATTGAATGCAATGGTTTCAGGCTATGCCCACCATGGATTGGCTGAGGAAGCTTTGAATCTGGTGGAGGAGATGCAAGTTTTGGGTGTAAAACCCAACTTGGTGACTTGGAATACTTTGGTTACAGGTTTTTCTCAAATGGGTGAGGAAGAGATGGTTCATGAGCTTTTCAAAGAGATGGAAGCCAATGGGATACAACCAGATGTAGTATCTTGGACATCTGTGATATCTGGGTTTGTACAGAATTTCAGAAATGAGGAAGCTTTCGGTACATTTAGAAGGATGTTGAATGCTGGGTTCTGTCCAACTTCTTCTACAATCAGTAGTCTTTTGCCTGCTTGTGCATCGGTCGGAAACGGGCGACGTGGGAAGGAGATCCATGGACATTCTATGGTTCTTGGAGTTGAAAAGGACGTGTATGTGAGGACTGCATTGGTTGATATGTATGCAAAATGTGGATATTTTCATGAAGCAAGGATACTATTTTGGAGGATGTCTGAAAGGAATTCAGCTACTTGGAACTCTATGATTTTTGGCTATGCAAATCATGGATGTTGCAATGAAGCAATAGAGCTTTTCCATCAAATGAAAGATGATGATGAGAAGAAACTAGATCATTTAACATTTACAGCAGTTCTCACCGCTTGTGGCCATGCTGGGTTGGTTGATTTGGGAAGGAGTTTGTTCCAATTGATGCAAAGTAAATATGGTATTGTTCCTAGAGTTGAGCATTATGCCTGTATGGTCGACGTGCTTGGTCGGGCGGGGAAGCTGGCTGAGGCTTATGATTTGATCAAGACGATGCCAGTTGAGCCGGATTTATATGTATGGGGAGCTTTATTAGGTGCATGTAGGAAGCATGGAGAAATAGAACTTGCTGAGGAAGCAGCTAAACATCTATCAGAATTGGAACCTGGAAGTGTTGGGAACAGCTTACTATTGTCAGATCTGTATGCTAATGCAGGGAGTTGGGGACATGTTGTGAAgctgaagaagatgatgaagaagaggaAGCTGAAGAAATTTCCTGGGTGCAGTTGGATAGGGACAGCTTAG
- the LOC120088097 gene encoding dnaJ homolog subfamily B member 8 isoform X1, with amino-acid sequence MLELATLQNFPYIISEPFSKSVSHPPIFFCRNQLKSSLPIRRFFSYPLLAPQSFESSYLTYRRKNFVTLVRASRRESPYEVLGVSPTATPNEIKRAYRKLALKYHPDVNKEPNAQEKFMRIKHAYNTLLNSESRRKYDYGNQGSDFSYSSTQRSQSRNTQDEETFYGLGNFFKDVQIALGDFFKDLQEEFRNWEASASSQGTPKSLWEELAEIGEEFVEFLEKELNITDDSEAEANNNNKASEKTDSFRTSNTDKTRNNARSQTSKGSSIEDNIDEIEATLLKLKKELGL; translated from the exons ATGCTCGAATTGGCTACACTGCAAAATTTCCCTTACATTATTTCTGAACCCTTTTCAAAATCTGTTTCTCATCCTCCTATTTTCTTTTGCCGAAATCAACTAAAATCTTCACTACCCATTCGCCGGTTCTTCAGTTACCCGTTGTTGGCACCTCAGAGCTTTGAATCTAGTTACTTGACATATCGGAGAAAGAACTTTGTGACGCTTGTAAGAGCGAGTCGGAGAGAGTCACCGTACGAAGTGCTTGGTGTTTCTCCAACCGCAACTCCAAATGAAATCAAAAGGGCTTATCGGAAACTGGCTCTGAAGTATCATCCCGATGTTAATAAAGAG cctAATGCACAGGAGAAATTTATGCGTATAAAGCATGCATACAACACATTGCTGAATtctgaatctcgaaggaaataTGATTATGGGAATCAAGGATCTGATTTTTCATATTCGTCTACCCAACGTAGCCAAAGTAGAAACACTCAAGATGAAGAAACATTTTATGGACTCG GTAATTTTTTCAAGGATGTTCAAATAGCACTAG GGGACTTCTTTAAGGATCTTCAAGAAGAATTTCGAAATTGGGAGGCCAGTGCTTCTTCACAAGGGACGCCAAAGAGTCTATGGGAAGAACTGGCG GAAATTGGGGAGGAATTTGTGGAATTTCTTGAGAAAGAACTCAACATAACTGATGATTCAGAAGCTGAAGCAAATAACAACAACAAAGCATCAGAGAAGACAGATTCTTTCAGAACTTCCAATACAGATAAAACGAGAAACAACGCTCGAAGTCAAACCAGTAAGGGCAGTAGTATCGAGGATAATATCGACGAGATAGAAGCCACACTTTTGAAGTTGAAGAAGGAATTAGGCTTATAG
- the LOC120088097 gene encoding dnaJ homolog subfamily B member 8 isoform X2, producing MLELATLQNFPYIISEPFSKSVSHPPIFFCRNQLKSSLPIRRFFSYPLLAPQSFESSYLTYRRKNFVTLVRASRRESPYEVLGVSPTATPNEIKRAYRKLALKYHPDVNKEPNAQEKFMRIKHAYNTLLNSESRRKYDYGNQGSDFSYSSTQRSQSRNTQDEETFYGLGDFFKDLQEEFRNWEASASSQGTPKSLWEELAEIGEEFVEFLEKELNITDDSEAEANNNNKASEKTDSFRTSNTDKTRNNARSQTSKGSSIEDNIDEIEATLLKLKKELGL from the exons ATGCTCGAATTGGCTACACTGCAAAATTTCCCTTACATTATTTCTGAACCCTTTTCAAAATCTGTTTCTCATCCTCCTATTTTCTTTTGCCGAAATCAACTAAAATCTTCACTACCCATTCGCCGGTTCTTCAGTTACCCGTTGTTGGCACCTCAGAGCTTTGAATCTAGTTACTTGACATATCGGAGAAAGAACTTTGTGACGCTTGTAAGAGCGAGTCGGAGAGAGTCACCGTACGAAGTGCTTGGTGTTTCTCCAACCGCAACTCCAAATGAAATCAAAAGGGCTTATCGGAAACTGGCTCTGAAGTATCATCCCGATGTTAATAAAGAG cctAATGCACAGGAGAAATTTATGCGTATAAAGCATGCATACAACACATTGCTGAATtctgaatctcgaaggaaataTGATTATGGGAATCAAGGATCTGATTTTTCATATTCGTCTACCCAACGTAGCCAAAGTAGAAACACTCAAGATGAAGAAACATTTTATGGACTCG GGGACTTCTTTAAGGATCTTCAAGAAGAATTTCGAAATTGGGAGGCCAGTGCTTCTTCACAAGGGACGCCAAAGAGTCTATGGGAAGAACTGGCG GAAATTGGGGAGGAATTTGTGGAATTTCTTGAGAAAGAACTCAACATAACTGATGATTCAGAAGCTGAAGCAAATAACAACAACAAAGCATCAGAGAAGACAGATTCTTTCAGAACTTCCAATACAGATAAAACGAGAAACAACGCTCGAAGTCAAACCAGTAAGGGCAGTAGTATCGAGGATAATATCGACGAGATAGAAGCCACACTTTTGAAGTTGAAGAAGGAATTAGGCTTATAG